The DNA sequence TCAGGAACCCAAAACTGAACTCTTTCACTGTGAGAATGAAGACCTGGTTTGTTTCAAAGCTATCAAACCAGCAGCACTTTATCATTATCTCGTGGTGCCAAAGAAGCATATTGGAAGTTGTAAGGATCTAAACAAAGATCACATAGAAATGGTTGAGAGCATGGTAGCTGCTGGGAAGACCATGCTTGAGAGGAATAATTCTCACAGATGTAAGAATGGGTTTCCATGTTCCTACATTCTGTTTCATCTCTCATCTGCACCTTCATGTGATAGCACCAGTCAAAGAGTTTGGCTTCTTATCAAAGCTGGTGTACAGGCAGGATTCCTACTGGTTTGTCACAGTTGATTACTTGCttgaaaaactaagaaaataaaaatgtgaaccATGGACAAGTTCCTTACCTGATTCAGAAGAACTGttggtctgcttgtggacgttgtacatcgtggtgcggagcctagtgcgcaccacgatgtacaacgtccatgGCCTCCAGTTCAAAATCTCCCTGCCTTAGTTTCCCAGAACCTGGAGTTATGgctgtgtgtcattgtgtgtcaTTATGATTAGCTGGGGCACGAGTCAGGGTGGGGGACCATTCATGTGTACTGTTATCCCCACAAGTCAGCCATCTTGCTTTTTGACGTTTTTCACTGTTCTGGAGCTCAGGCAGTGATCCAAGCTGGCTTGGGACTTGCTGGGTGGGacggctggctggctggttggtgaGCTTCGGGGATCAATGTGTTTCCAATGCCCGTGTTCTGGGGTTATGAGCATGCCACACCAAGCCCAACCTTTTATATCAGTTCTagaagtcctcatgcttgcacggAAGTATTTTACTAACAAagccccagttccaggggaccgtTTTCTTAAGCTACTATTAACCATGGTCATGAGGGCCCCACTGTCATGATTTAGTCAGGTTCCCTGGGAAAAGGAATTCAACTCAACGTGTGCGTTTGAGGAAGAAACTCACATTCAGGCCAAACATAGTTCTTTATTAGACATTGTTATTTTGTCTTACTATATGATGAAGTCGCTTCTCATGTCCACTTAAAACAGCATGGTTCCCATCTCCTGGAATACTCTAAAGCTGTTGTGAGGAGGTCTAGGACAATCTTCAGGCTCACAGGAAGCAATTTGCACTTGTACACTGTGAGAGAGCATGCCAAGACTGGGCGCGGCTTGGGTGCCCTACTGAGGCATTCGCCAAGGACTCGAGGAAAAGCAGAGGTAATCCTGAGGGGTTCCACATGTGGCCATTGCgttcagtggagagagagaattcaaTTATTGTCTAGCTGTTCATCGGAGCCTGCTGCAGGCTTTAAAGGCTGGGAGGACTTCTATAGTCTGACATATGGGCACCAATTAGGCTTTTATGGGTCTTAAACATAAAATACTCACTGCTAGAGTTAGTtccaagtggggggggggggggggaggggaatttTTTCTCTGAGGAAATGTGGGAGCGTTTGCCACCACATCCTGTTTTGCACGCTGTCCTGAGCCATGCCAGCCTGTTGTCTGGACAAATTTATTCTCAACGGTGGAGGGATATAAGCTTGNNNNNNNNNNNNNNNNNNNNNNNNNNNNNNNNNNNNNNNNNNNNNNNNNNNNNNNNNNNNNNNNNNNNNNNNNNNNNNNNNNNNNNNNNNNNNNNNNNNNNNNNNNNNNNNNNNNNNNNNNNNNNNNNNNNNNNNNNNNNNNNNNNNNNNNNNNNNNNNNNNNNNNNNNNNNNNNNNNNNNNNNNNNNNNNNNNNNNNNNNNNNNNNNNNNNNNNNNNNNNNNNNNNNNNNNNNNNNNNNNNNNNNNNNNNNNNNNNNNNNNNNNNNNNNNNNNNNNNNNNNNNNNNNNNNNNNNNNNNNNNNNNNNNNNNNNNNNNNNNNNNNNNNNNNNNNNNNNNNNNNNNNNNNNNNNNNNNNNNNNNNNNNNNNNNNNNNNNNNNNNNNNNNNNNNNNNNNNNNNNNNNNNNNNNNNNNNNNNNNNNNNNNNNNNNNNNNNNNNNNNNNNNNNNNNNNNNNNNNNNNNNNNNNNNNNNNNNNNNNNNNNNNNNNNNNNNNNNNNNNNNNNNNNNNNNNNNNNNNNNNNNNNNNNNNNNNNNNNNNNNNNNNNNNNNNNNNNNNNNNNNNNNNNNNNNNNNNNNNNNNNNNNNNNNNNNNNNNNNNNNNNNNNNNNNNNNNNNNNNNNNNNNNNNNNNNNNNNNNNNNNNNNNNNNNNNNNNNNNNNNNNNNNNNNNNNNNNNNNNNNNNNNNNNNNNNNNNNNNNNNNNNNNNNNNNNNNNNNNNNNNNNNNNNNNNNNNNNNNNNNNNNNNNNNNNNNNNNNNNNNNNNNNNNNNNNNNNNNNNNNNNNNNNNNNNNNNNNNNNNNNNNNNNNNNNNNNNNNNNNNNNNNNNNNNNNNNNNNNNNNNNNNNNNNNNNNNNNNNNNNNNNNNNNNNNNNNNNNNNNNNNNNNNNNNNNNNNNNNNNNNNNNNNNNNNNNNNNNNNNNNNNNNNNNNNNNNNNNNNNNNNNNNNNNNNNNNNNNNNNNNNNNNNNNNNNNNNNNNNNNNNNNNNNNNNNNNNNNNNNNNNNNNNNNNNNNNNNNNNNNNNNNNNNNNNNNNNNNNNNNNNNNNNNNNNNNNNNNNNNNNNNNNNNNNNNNNNNNNNNNNNNNNNNNNNNNNNNNNNNNNNNNNNNNNNNNNNNNNNNNNNNNNNNNNNNNNNNNNNNNNNNNNNNNNNNNNNNNNNNNNNNNNNNNNNNNNNNNNNNNNNNNNNNNNNNNNNNNNNNNNNNNNNNNNNNNNNNNNNNNNNNNNNNNNNNNNNNNNNNNNNNNNNNNNNNNNNNNNNNNNNNNNNNNNNNNNNNNNNNNNNNNNNNNNNNNNNNNNNNNNNNNNNNNNNNNNNNNNNNNNNNNNNNNNNNNNNNNNNNNNNNNNNNNNNNNNNNNNNNNNNNNNNNNNNNNNNNNNNNNNNNNNNNNNNNNNNNNNNNNNNNNNNNNNNNNNNNNNNNNNNNNNNNNNNNNNNNNNNNNNNNNNNNNNNNNNNNNNNNNNNNNNNNNNNNNNNNNNNNNNNNNNNNNNNNNNNNNNNNNNNNNNNNNNNNNNNNNNNNNNNNNNNNNNNNNNNNNNNNNNNNNNNNNNNNNNNNNNNNNNNNNNNNNNNNNNNNNNNNNNNNNNNNNNNNNNNNNNNNNNNNNNNNNNNNNNNNNNNNNNNNNNNNNNNNNNNNNNNNNNNNNNNNNNNNNNNNNNNNNNNNNNNNNNNNNNNNNNNNNNNNNNNNNNNNNNNNNNNNNNNNNNNNNNNNNNNNNNNNNNNNNNNNNNNNNNNNNNNNNNNNNNNNNNNNNNNN is a window from the Mus caroli chromosome 5, CAROLI_EIJ_v1.1, whole genome shotgun sequence genome containing:
- the Hint3 gene encoding LOW QUALITY PROTEIN: histidine triad nucleotide-binding protein 3 (The sequence of the model RefSeq protein was modified relative to this genomic sequence to represent the inferred CDS: inserted 2 bases in 1 codon), yielding MAEKQAGLAGELDPKGSSPGTEGSWNYYSNCVFCRVAVGQEPKTELFHCENEDLVCFKAIKPAALYHYLVVPKKHIGSCKDLNKDHIEMVESMVAAGKTMLERNNXLTDVRMGFHVPTFCFISHLHLHVIAPVKEFGFLSKLVYRQDSYWFVTVDYLLEKLRK